A window of Kribbella sp. NBC_00382 genomic DNA:
CATGGCGCGGCTCGATGGGCTGGCGTCGCGGCGGGCTTCAGTCGAGGAGCCAGCCGTTTTGTTCGGCTGTTTGGATGGCGTCGGCTCGGGTGCGGGCGCCGGTCTTGCCGATGGCGGACCAGAGGCGGGTGCGGACTACGCGTTCGGAGACCTGGAGGTTGCGGGCCATCAGGGCGATGGTGCCGCCTTCGCGCGCCGCTCGGAGGGTCTCGGTTTCGCCGTCGTTGAGGGGGCTGTCGGCGTAGCGGAGGGTTTCGGCGGCGAGGTTGGCGTCGACTACGCGCAGGCCGAGGTGGACTCGGCGTACGGCGTCGGCCAGCTGGGGAGCGGGGCTGCCTTTGAGGGCGAAGCCTTTGGCGCCGGCTTCCAGGCCGCGGCGGAGATGGCCGGGGCGGCCGTATGTGGTGAGGATGACGACGCGGCACTCCGGCATCGAGGTGCGCAGCCTGCTGGTCACGCTGAGGCTGTTGGCGCCGGGGCCGGCTGCGTCGAGCAGGGCGACGTTGGCGCGGTGCTGTTTCGCGGCGCCGACCACGTCGTCGGAGCGGCGGAGTTCGGCGACGACCTCCAGATCCTGTTCGCGTTCCAGACCGCTTCTGAGCACGCCTCGGCTGAGGATCTGGTCGTCGACCAGCAGCAGCCGGATGCGGTCTTGCAAACGAGCCTCCGGGGGACCGTCCGGGCGCCGGGGAAGTGCGTCCGGGAGGAGATGAGCAGGACTTCGGTTCCAGATCATGGAGCCCTGAAACTCAGCGCGTCCACATCAACGCGACATCTCTACCAGATTGCGACCAGATCGCGACCAGACAGAACCCACGCAACGCCGGGCCATCCGCGGACCCGCTGACCGGCGGCTGCCAGTGGTGAGGGGGAGGGCCGTGGTCCGGGGGCCAGAGGGTGCGGCGGGGCGGGGAAGCTGGGGGCGGCCGGGAGGGCCGAGGCGGTCGGCGCGTGGTGCGGGGGCGGCCAGTTGGTGTCGTGGGGAAGCGGCTGGGGACGGCTGGTGTGAGAGAGCCGCCAGCCGGCCGGCCGGCTAGCGGAGGCGGGAGGGAATCGGGGCGGCTGGTGGGGATGGCGGAGAGCGACGGCGCGGCGGCCAGCTGGTGCGGCGGGAGCCGGCGGCGGTCAGGTCGTGAGGGTGGGGCCGGCGTCGGCTGGCGGCGGTTAGGTGGTGAGGGAGAGGAAGCGGTTGGTGTGGGTGATGAGGGCGGTGCCGGGGTTGGCGGGGGCCGGTAC
This region includes:
- a CDS encoding response regulator transcription factor translates to MQDRIRLLLVDDQILSRGVLRSGLEREQDLEVVAELRRSDDVVGAAKQHRANVALLDAAGPGANSLSVTSRLRTSMPECRVVILTTYGRPGHLRRGLEAGAKGFALKGSPAPQLADAVRRVHLGLRVVDANLAAETLRYADSPLNDGETETLRAAREGGTIALMARNLQVSERVVRTRLWSAIGKTGARTRADAIQTAEQNGWLLD